In a single window of the Elaeis guineensis isolate ETL-2024a chromosome 4, EG11, whole genome shotgun sequence genome:
- the LOC105035363 gene encoding nitrate reductase [NADH] 1, producing the protein MAASVDNRQFGRLNPGSGLGSPVGAVPKNFQNTHRSDSPVRGCSFPPLLPLPPAGDRHGRDKAYHNSSSDEEEEEGTDWKIVYGVASNHLEVEPSIYDPRDEGTSDSWVERNPSLIRLTGKHPFNCEPPLARLMHHGFITPVPLHYVRNHGTVPRADWDTWTIDITGLVKRPTRLTMDELVRDFAPLEIPVTLVCAGNRRKEQNMVRQSVGFNWGPGAVSTSVWRGARLRDVLRRCGVMGRKDGAFHVCFEGAEDLPGGGGSKYGTSLRREVAMDPSRDIMLAYTQNGELLAPDHGFPVRVIIPGFIGGRMVKWLKRIIVTPQESDSYYHYRDNRVLPSHVDAEIANAEAWWYKPEYIINELNINSVITVPGHDEILPINSLTTQRPYTMKGYAYSGGGKKVTRVEITLDGGETWLVCTLEHPEKPNKYGKYWCWCFWSMEVEVLDLLGAKEVAVRAWDETLNTQPEKLIWNVMGMMNNCWFRVKVNVCRPHKGEIGLMFEHPTQPGSQSGGWMARQKHLETTEGGQSLKKSISTPFMNTSEKQYTMSEVRKHSSQDSSWIVVHGHVYDCTGFIKDHPGGADSILINAGTDCTEEFDAIHSDKAKAMIDTYRIGELIVTGYSSDNSVHGGSSLSNLATIGEASRTPTEALTNPREKIPCRLVSKTIVSRDVRLFRFALPSSDQVLGLPVGKHIFLCATIDGKLCMRPYTPTSPVDEVGHFELLIKIYFKGENPKFPNGGLMSQHLESLPVGSILDVKGPLGHIEYSGRGNFLINGKPRFVRRLAMIAGGTGITPVYQVIQAVLRDQPEDRTEMHLVYANRTEDDILLRDELDGWAREHPDQLKVWYVVGEVKRNKEWRYSTGFVTESILRGHIPIGGSCDTLALACGPPPMIQFAVLPNLEKMNFDISSSCLLF; encoded by the exons ATGGCGGCGTCTGTCGACAACCGGCAGTTCGGCCGCCTCAATCCGGGCAGCGGCCTCGGCAGCCCGGTGGGTGCGGTTCCCAAAAACTTTCAGAACACCCACCGTTCCGACTCGCCTGTTCGGGGCTGCAGCTTCCCGCCCCTTCTCCCCCTTCCCCCCGCCGGCGACCGGCATGGCCGCGACAAGGCCTACCACAACTCCTCCTccgacgaggaggaggaggagggcacCGACTGGAAAATCGTCTACGGTGTCGCTAGCAACCACCTGGAGGTGGAGCCGTCGATCTACGATCCTCGGGACGAGGGCACGTCGGACAGCTGGGTGGAGCGGAACCCCTCTCTCATCCGCCTCACCGGGAAGCACCCTTTCAACTGCGAGCCCCCGCTGGCCCGGCTTATGCACCACGGCTTCATCACCCCGGTCCCCCTCCACTACGTCCGCAACCACGGCACCGTGCCCCGCGCCGACTGGGACACGTGGACCATCGACATCACCGGCCTTGTCAAGCGCCCCACCCGGCTCACCATGGACGAGCTGGTCCGCGACTTCGCCCCACTCGAGATCCCGGTGACCTTGGTCTGCGCCGGGAACCGGCGCAAGGAGCAGAACATGGTGCGCCAGTCGGTGGGCTTCAACTGGGGCCCCGGCGCCGTCTCCACTTCGGTGTGGCGAGGCGCGCGGCTCCGGGACGTGCTGCGCCGGTGCGGCGTGATGGGCCGGAAGGACGGCGCCTTCCACGTGTGCTTCGAGGGGGCGGAGGACCTCCCCGGCGGCGGCGGCTCCAAGTACGGGACAAGCCTCCGGCGAGAGGTGGCCATGGACCCGTCGAGGGATATTATGCTGGCCTACACGCAGAACGGCGAGCTTCTCGCCCCGGACCACGGCTTCCCGGTGCGGGTGATCATACCGGGGTTCATCGGCGGTCGGATGGTGAAGTGGCTCAAGCGGATCATTGTCACCCCTCAGGAGTCCGACAGCTACTACCATTACCGGGACAACCGGGTCCTCCCTTCCCATGTTGATGCCGAGATCGCCAACGCTGAAG CTTGGTGGTATAAACCTGAGTACATCATCAACGAGCTGAACATTAACTCGGTGATCACCGTACCGGGTCACGACGAGATCCTTCCCATCAACTCATTAACCACGCAAAGGCCATACACCATGAAGGGCTACGCATACTCGG GTGGCGGTAAGAAAGTGACGAGAGTGGAAATAACATTAGACGGTGGGGAGACGTGGCTGGTGTGTACCCTTGAGCATCCGGAAAAGCCCAACAAGTATGGTAAATATTGGTGCTGGTGTTTCTGGTCTATGGAAGTGGAGGTTCTGGATTTGCTTGGAGCCAAGGAAGTAGCCGTTCGAGCATGGGATGAGACCCTCAACACCCAACCAGAAAAGTTAATCTGGAACGTCATG GGCATGATGAACAACTGCTGGTTCAGGGTGAAGGTGAATGTATGCCGACCTCACAAGGGCGAGATCGGCCTCATGTTCGAGCACCCAACCCAACCTGGGAGTCAATCAGGTGGGTGGATGGCCCGACAGAAGCACCTCGAGACCACTGAGGGTGGACAGTCCCTCAAGAAGAGCATCTCCACCCCATTCATGAATACCTCTGAGAAACAATATACCATGTCTGAAGTCCGCAAACACTCATCCCAGGACTCTTCTTGGATCGTCGTCCATGGCCATGTCTACGATTGCACCGGCTTCATCAAAGATCACCCTGGTGGTGCGGACAGCATCCTCATCAATGCAGGCACCGACTGCACGGAGGAGTTCGATGCCATCCATTCCGACAAGGCCAAGGCCATGATCGACACTTACCGCATTGGCGAGCTAATCGTCACCGGCTACTCCTCTGATAACTCCGTTCATGGTGGTTCCAGTCTCTCCAACCTCGCCACCATCGGGGAGGCCTCAAGAACCCCCACTGAAGCTCTAACCAATCCACGAGAGAAGATACCCTGCAGGCTTGTCTCCAAGACCATCGTGTCGCGTGATGTTCGCTTGTTCCGCTTCGCACTCCCCTCCAGTGACCAAGTTCTGGGCCTCCCCGTCGGGAAGCACATATTCCTGTGCGCCACCATCGACGGAAAGCTCTGCATGCGGCCTTACACCCCAACTAGCCCCGTGGACGAGGTCGGTCATTTCGAACTCCTCATCAAGATCTACTTCAAGGGTGAGAATCCGAAGTTCCCCAATGGCGGGCTCATGTCCCAGCACCTGGAATCTCTTCCTGTGGGCTCCATCCTTGATGTCAAGGGACCCTTGGGCCACATCGAATACTCTGGGCGAGGAAATTTCCTGATCAACGGCAAGCCAAGATTTGTGAGAAGGCTCGCAATGATCGCCGGCGGGACGGGGATCACACCGGTGTATCAGGTGATCCAAGCGGTGCTGCGGGACCAGCCGGAGGACCGGACCGAGATGCACCTGGTCTATGCGAACCGGACGGAGGACGACATATTGCTAAGAGATGAGCTGGATGGCTGGGCCCGGGAGCATCCAGACCAGCTAAAAGTGTGGTATGTGGTGGGCGAGGTGAAGAGAAACAAGGAGTGGCGGTATAGCACCGGATTCGTGACCGAGAGCATCTTGAGAGGGCATATTCCCATTGGGGGTTCTTGCGACACGCTGGCCCTCGCGTGTGGGCCGCCCCCGATGATCCAGTTTGCCGTGCTTCCCAATTTGGAGAAGATGAACTTCGACATCAGTAGTTCTTGCCTTCTCTTTTAA